TCAGCGCAGCGATCGCGCCCATGGTCAGGCCGGGATACATGGCAAAGGCCATGTTCGCCGAGGAGGCGAACTCGTTCATGACGGCGCCGAGTGTGTAGGGCAGACCCTGGCCGCCATACTCCGGATCCATGGCCAGCCCGATCCAGCCGCCCTGGGCATAGGCCTCATGAGCCGCCTTGAAGCCTTTCGGCGTGGTGACGCGGCCATCGGCGTGGCGGGTGCAGCCCTCCTGATCGCCGGAATGATTCAGCGGCTGGAGCACCTCCTCGCAGAGCTTGGCGCCCTCGCCGAGAACGGCCTCGACCACGTCCGGCGTCGCATCGGCGAAGCCCGGCAGGTTGTTGTAGCGTTCGATGTTGAAGACGTCGTTCAGCAGAAACAGGGTGTCTTCGACGGGTGCCTTGTAAACCGGCATGGCGTGCCTCCCTCGCATCGCTTCGAGCGCCGTCGACCGCGACGCATCGTGATAGTTCATATCTAAACTATCTCGACGGCTTTGGCAAGGAAGCTCGCGAGTTCGTGCGTTGTGAGGAGGCCCTAACGACAAACGCCCCGGCGGATGCCGGGGCGTCGATGACATGCATGGAAGACGTGGTCAGGCGGAGGCTATCCGCCGTTCCCGCGCCTCGCCTGCTCAGGACTTGGCGAAGCGGGCGGCAGAGGCTTCGAGCTCGGCGATGGCGTCGTCGATCTCCGAGCGCTGGGCGCGCAGCAGGTCGAGTTGCTCGAGAACCTGCTCGCGGCTGAGCTGCAGGCCACCCACGGACGCGGCGCCGGTGTCGGCGCCCTTCTTGTCCTCATTGGCGAGCATGGCGCGGATCTCCACCAGCGTGAACCCGAGCTGCTTACCCTTCAGGATGAGAGCCAGGCGGGCGCGGTCGCGGCTGGAATAGATGCGCGTCATGCCCGAACGAGCCGGCGCGATCAGACCGCGCGATTCGTAGAAGCGCAGCGTGCGGAGCGTCACGCCGAAGTCGCGGGCGAGATCGCTGATGGTGAAACCGCCCGAGGAATCGGCGTCGTTCAGGGCGGGGTCGGCACGGCCGGTATCAATCGAGGCGGCCGCCAGAGCGGAGCTTTGGCGTGACATCGGGTTCAATCCTTGAATACGGGAACATGTCGCCGGCTTGAATCGCGGCGATCTTGGGGGATGACGACCTTCTATACGGGTCGCTCTCCTAGCGTCAGGTAATATCGCCCTTACCTGAGGTAAGTTACCGTTAGCCGGGGGTGGAATGAGCGCCTCGGCGCGCCGCGTCAAGGCGGCGTTGGGACAAAATTAACGGTTGGGGTCGCGAATCTTAACCCGCTGTTTACCACGTCGGCCAAAAGCTCCCGCCTGCGGATCGGCGTCCTGCCTGCGGCAACGTAATCTTCAGGTGTCGGCGATCCGCAGGAAGCCGCGGCATTCAGGGGCCTGCGTTCTTCCGATCTGGTCAGGAAGCCCCGAAGGCGAGCGTCAACATGGCCACCAGCCTGCCCTGGAGCGTCAAGGGCGTCGATCCCCGCACGCGCGATGCCGCCAAGGCCGCCGCTCGGCGCGCCGGGATGACGCTCGGCGAGTGGCTGGACCACAAGCTCCGCGAGGAAGCCGCGCCCGAGCTGTCGTCGCCCCCGGAGCAGCTCGACATCGCGGCCCTGTCGGAGCGTCTCGCCCGGCTCTCCCAGGGCCAGATGGATACCGCCCCGCAGCCCGCGCCCCCGCTGCCTCGGGACGGAACAGCCCGCCATGAGATCGATGCCGTTCTCGCCCAGGCGGCGCAGATCGAGAAGCTGACCCGGGAGTCGAGCGCCAAGACCGCCGGCGCGCTCGATTCGATCGCCCGCTGGATCGAGACCGCCGAGCAGCGCATGAGCTCGGGCGAGCGCGCCGCCGCCGAGCGCCAGGACCGCGCGACCAGCGTCATCGCCGATGCGATCAAAACGATGGGCGAGCGGCTCGTCGAGATCGAACGCCGCACGAGCGAGGCCGCGCGTGCGCCTGCCCGCAGCGAGCCGGCGCCCCGCCTCGCCTTCAGCCGCGACGGGCTGGCCGCCGCCGTCACCGACATCCGCACGCGCCAGCGCATGCTGGACGACGAAGAGACAGCCGCCCCGCGCGCCCCGACCGCCGCCGCCGAGAGCCGCATCTCCGCGCTGCGCCAGGACCTGCGCGACCTCAGCGCTCGCATCGCGCCGGCCGCCGCCCGCGCCGAGCGTCCGCTGGCGCCCGTCCGTGCGGCGCCCCCTGTGCGCGACCCGCAAATCGACCAGATCGAGAGCCGCATCGCCGATCTCGGCACCAAGCTCGACCGGCTCGACACGCGCGACCGCCTCGACCCCATCCTAAAGCCGCTGGCGCGGATCGAATCCGAGGTTTCGCGCCTCGCTCAGGACCGCTCGGGCGAGAGCTTCCAACGCTTCGAACTCGAGATCGCTCATCTCGCCGCCAAGGTCGACGCGCTCACCGCGCGCGGCAGCGACCGCACGATGCTGGCGCCGGTCCAGCGCGACATCGCCGAGCTGCGCGACATCCTCGCCAGCAGCGGCAACGAAGCCCGGCTGGGCGAGCTGTCTCAGCAGGTCGGCGCGCTGTCGCTCGAGATCGGGCGGATGCGCGACAGCCGCCCTGACGGGCGCGAGCTTCAAGGCCTGACGTCGGCGATCGACGATGTTCGCGACGCCATCCTGTCGGATCGCAGCCAGTCGCGCCTGCAGGATCTCGAGCCGCTGGAGGCCCTTTCCCGGCAGATCCAGACGCTCGCCGGCAAGATCGAGACGCGTCCCGACCGCCAGATCGAGGACCGCATCGACGCGCTGCAGGCCCGCATCGAGCAGCTCGCGGAAAAGGGGCCCACGGGGGTCACGCGCCAGATCGAGGCGCTCGCCGGGCGCATCGAGAACCTCGCCGCCTCCAGCAGCCTCGCCCATCTGGTCAGCGACGGCCAGCCGATTCAGGTCGCGCAGGTCGATCTGCGCCCGGTCGAGGAGATGCTGCGCAATCTCGCCGAGAAGATCGACGAGGCCGGGCGCCCGGGCGCCGATACCGGCGCCTTCGATGCCTTGGAGCGGCAGATCTCGGGCCTCGCCCAGCGTCTCGACGCCGCCGCAGCGACCCGCTCCGCCGAGACCGGCATGGAGCGCACGCTGCAGGACCTCGTGCTGCATCTGCGCTCGCTGCGCGAAGAGACCACCGAGGCCGCCGAGCGCGCCGCCCGCGCCGCGATGTCGGACCATCTCGACAAGGCGCCCCAGGCCAGCGGCCTGTCGGAGCTCAGCACGCTGCTGTCGGGCCTGCACGAAACCCAGGCCTCGACCGGGCGCGAGACGCAGGACGCCATCGGCGCCGTCCACCAGACGCTCGAAACCATCATCTCGCGGCTCTCCAGCCTGGAAGCCGAGCTGGTGTCTGACCGGCAGGCCGCCGCAGCGCCGCGCACGCCGATGCCGCCACGCGTGGCTGCCGCCGAGCGCGCCGCCGCCAAGCCGCCGGCCGCGCCCGCCGGCATCAGCCTGGCGATGGAGGACCGTATCGCCGCTCCCGAGCGTGCGCCCGCTGCGAAGGCGGAGCCGGTCGCCACCACGGCGGCGGCCCAGCTCAATGCCGCGCTCGACGTGCCGCTGGAGCCCGGCTCCGGGCGGCCGCGGGCCGAGACTGCCGCGAGCGGCGTGCCGGATCCGCAGTCGATCCGCCAGAACCTGATCGCCGCCGCGCGTCGCTCCGCCAAGGCGGCCACGGAAGCCGCCGCGACGGCGCCGGCGGCCTCGTCCGAGACGCCCAAGGGCGGCAACCGCCTCAAGGAGATGCTGGAGAAGCGCAAGCGCCCGCTCCTGCTCGGCCTCGCCGCGCTGGTGCTGGCGCTCGGCACGGCCCACCTTGTCAGCGGCGCGCTGAAAGGCCCGCGCACGGCCACGACCGGCGAAGCCGTGCAGAGCCCGATCGCGCCGCGCGAGGAGGCCCCCACCTCCCCGCCTGCCAAGGACCAGTCCTCGGCTCTGCAGCCCGGCACCGTCGCCCCGCAGGCGACCACGCTGGCCGCCGTTCCGGCCAGCGCTCCTGCCGCCGCCGAGATCACCGGCTCGACCACCCAGCCTCCGGCCCCGCCCGCCGCGGCGCCGGTTGCCACCCCGACCCCCGGAACGGCCGAGACGGTTCAGCCCGTGACTGGCCTGGGCGAGCTGCCCGCCGGGCTCGGCGGCCCGGGGCTGCGCAAGGCCGCCCTCGATGGCGACGCGCGCGCCGTCTACGAGCTTGCCAGCCGCGCCGCCGACGGCCCGGCCGCCACCCGCGATCCGAAGCTCGCCATGCGCCTGTTCGAGCGCGCGGCCGTCGCCGGGCTCGCCCCGGCCCAGTTCCGCCTCGGCAATATGTTCGAAAAGGGCATCGGCACGGCCCGCGACCTGTCGCTGGCCCGGGTCTGGTACACGCGAGCCGCCGAGCGCGGCAACGCCAAGGCCATGCACAACCTCGCCGTCCTCCATGCCGAGGGTGTCTCGGGCAAGCCGGATTATGCCTCGGCCACCGACTGGTTCCGGCGTGCCGCCGAGCATGGCGTGCGCGACAGCCAGTACAATCTGGCCGTCCTGCTCGGTCGCGGCCTCGGCGCGCCGACCGACCTCGCCCAGTCCTATCTCTGGTTCGCCGTGGCCGCCGGCCAGGGCGACGACGACGCCGCGCGCAAGCGCGACGAAGTCTCCCAGCGCCTGAGCCCGACCGATCTCGCCGCTGCCAAGGCCGAGGCCGCCACCTGGAAGCCGCGCCAGGCCAGCGCCGCCGCCAACGAGGTGACCCCGCCCGCACGGGGCTGGGAGGCCTCGCCGACCGCGACGGCGCCGAAGCCGGCCAAGCCCGCCCGGATCTGAGCCCCGCGCCGGCCGGACCGAGGCCTCGCGCGCTGGAACCGTCATGGTTTCGACGCGTTGGCGCGCCATCAGGTCGAAGTCGGGCATCCGCCCGCTTCGGCCTCTCCGCATCGGAAACTCCCCTTAACCGGATCGGTGCAGAGTGAGACCGGGCGAGAGAGCCCGCCAGCCGACGCCCGCGTCGCGTGAGGAGCCGAGGTGCAGATCTACCTACCGATTGCCGAGCTGCCGATCAGCATCCTCACGGTGCTGGGACTCAGCGGCGCGGTCGGTTTCGTGTCAGGCCTGTTCGGGGTTGGCGGCGGCTTTCTGCTGACGCCCCTGCTGATCTTCCTGGACATCCCGCCCGCCGTCGCGGTGGCGACCGTCGCGGCCCAGGTCGCCGGCTCCTCGACGACGGGCGTGCTGACCTACTGGCGCCGCCGCGCGCTCGATCTCAAGCTCGGCACCATCCTCGTCGCGGGCGGTATCCTCGGCACCCTGCTCGGCGTGCTGTTCTTCAACTCGATGCGGCGCCTGGGCCAGCTCGAGCTCGTCATCACCCTGTCCTATGTCACGCTGTTCACGATCATCGGCGGGCTTATGCTCTATGACGCCCTGCGCGCGATGCTGCGGGTGCGCGCGGGCAAGCCGGCACGGCTGAAGCGGCGGGCCGGCACCCATCCGTGGTGGATGGGGCTGCCGCTGCGGATGCGCTTCCCCGATTCGCAGCTCTATTGCAGCGTCATCCCCATCGCGACGCTTGCCATCGTCATCGGCTTCATCGGCGCGGTGCTGGGCGTCGGCGGCGGCTTCATCCTGGTCCCGGCGCTGATCTATTTCTTCCGGATTCCGACCGCCATCGTGGTCGGCACTTCGCTGTTCCAGATCCTGATGACGATGACGGGCGCGACGCTGCTGCACGCGCTGACCAACCAATCCGTCGATCTGGTGCTGGCGATCCTGCTGCTGCTGGGCGGCGTGATCGGCGCGCAGTTCGGCGGGCGGGCGGCCCGCAACCTCAATGTCGAATCCTTCCGGCTGCTGCTCGCTCTGCTGATCCTCTCGGTCGGGCTGCGCTTTGCGATCGAGCTGTTCATCCCGCCGAGCGAGCCGTTCTCCGTCGTGATCTCGGAGGGGGCGCGGTGAGCCTGTTTGCGCGCCTCGCAGCTCTCCTCGTGCTGCTCGCAGCCGGCGCCGGCGTCGCGCGCGCGGAGACGCTGATCGCGGCGATGTCGAGCCACCAGATCCTGATCACCTCCAACTACACCGGAAGCCAGCTCACCGTCTTCGGCGTGGTCGAGCGCGACGGGCGGACGGTCGCACGCGGCGACCCCTACGACATCGTCGTCACGGCACGCGGGCCGCGGCGGATGCTGCTGGTGCGCGAGAAGGAGCGGCTGGGGCCGATCTGGATCAACCGCACGCAGCGGCGTTTCCCTGACAGCTCGCTGTTCCTGACAGTCGCGAGCAACCGGCCGCTGAGCGAGATCGTGAGCCCGGAGACGGCGCGGCGCGAACGCGTGGGGCTGGAGAACGCTCACAAGACCCGCGACGCCGCGCTCGACCTCGACACCACCACCGCCCGTTTCTCGGACGGGCTGCTGCGCATCCTCTCGGAGAAGGGGCTCTATTCGGCCGAGGAGCGGGGGGTGACCTTCCTCTCCAGCACGGTGTTCAGCGCCCCGATCGAGGTGCCCGCCACCGCGCCGACCGGATCCTACGAGATCGAAATCGTGCTCTATGCCGGCGGCGTTCCACTCGCCCGCCAGACCACCAATTTCGAGGTGGTGAAGAGCGGCATGGAGCAGCGCCTGGCAGCGGGGGCCCATGAGCTTCCGCTGGTCTACGGGCTCGTCACCGTGCTGATGGCGCTGCTGCTGGGCTGGCTCGCCAGCGTCGTCTTCCGGCGAGACTGAGCGCGGCTCAGCCGATCAGGAGCGAATAGCC
This portion of the Bosea sp. OAE506 genome encodes:
- a CDS encoding MerR family DNA-binding transcriptional regulator; the encoded protein is MSRQSSALAAASIDTGRADPALNDADSSGGFTISDLARDFGVTLRTLRFYESRGLIAPARSGMTRIYSSRDRARLALILKGKQLGFTLVEIRAMLANEDKKGADTGAASVGGLQLSREQVLEQLDLLRAQRSEIDDAIAELEASAARFAKS
- a CDS encoding SEL1-like repeat protein, whose translation is MATSLPWSVKGVDPRTRDAAKAAARRAGMTLGEWLDHKLREEAAPELSSPPEQLDIAALSERLARLSQGQMDTAPQPAPPLPRDGTARHEIDAVLAQAAQIEKLTRESSAKTAGALDSIARWIETAEQRMSSGERAAAERQDRATSVIADAIKTMGERLVEIERRTSEAARAPARSEPAPRLAFSRDGLAAAVTDIRTRQRMLDDEETAAPRAPTAAAESRISALRQDLRDLSARIAPAAARAERPLAPVRAAPPVRDPQIDQIESRIADLGTKLDRLDTRDRLDPILKPLARIESEVSRLAQDRSGESFQRFELEIAHLAAKVDALTARGSDRTMLAPVQRDIAELRDILASSGNEARLGELSQQVGALSLEIGRMRDSRPDGRELQGLTSAIDDVRDAILSDRSQSRLQDLEPLEALSRQIQTLAGKIETRPDRQIEDRIDALQARIEQLAEKGPTGVTRQIEALAGRIENLAASSSLAHLVSDGQPIQVAQVDLRPVEEMLRNLAEKIDEAGRPGADTGAFDALERQISGLAQRLDAAAATRSAETGMERTLQDLVLHLRSLREETTEAAERAARAAMSDHLDKAPQASGLSELSTLLSGLHETQASTGRETQDAIGAVHQTLETIISRLSSLEAELVSDRQAAAAPRTPMPPRVAAAERAAAKPPAAPAGISLAMEDRIAAPERAPAAKAEPVATTAAAQLNAALDVPLEPGSGRPRAETAASGVPDPQSIRQNLIAAARRSAKAATEAAATAPAASSETPKGGNRLKEMLEKRKRPLLLGLAALVLALGTAHLVSGALKGPRTATTGEAVQSPIAPREEAPTSPPAKDQSSALQPGTVAPQATTLAAVPASAPAAAEITGSTTQPPAPPAAAPVATPTPGTAETVQPVTGLGELPAGLGGPGLRKAALDGDARAVYELASRAADGPAATRDPKLAMRLFERAAVAGLAPAQFRLGNMFEKGIGTARDLSLARVWYTRAAERGNAKAMHNLAVLHAEGVSGKPDYASATDWFRRAAEHGVRDSQYNLAVLLGRGLGAPTDLAQSYLWFAVAAGQGDDDAARKRDEVSQRLSPTDLAAAKAEAATWKPRQASAAANEVTPPARGWEASPTATAPKPAKPARI
- a CDS encoding sulfite exporter TauE/SafE family protein codes for the protein MQIYLPIAELPISILTVLGLSGAVGFVSGLFGVGGGFLLTPLLIFLDIPPAVAVATVAAQVAGSSTTGVLTYWRRRALDLKLGTILVAGGILGTLLGVLFFNSMRRLGQLELVITLSYVTLFTIIGGLMLYDALRAMLRVRAGKPARLKRRAGTHPWWMGLPLRMRFPDSQLYCSVIPIATLAIVIGFIGAVLGVGGGFILVPALIYFFRIPTAIVVGTSLFQILMTMTGATLLHALTNQSVDLVLAILLLLGGVIGAQFGGRAARNLNVESFRLLLALLILSVGLRFAIELFIPPSEPFSVVISEGAR
- a CDS encoding TIGR02186 family protein; the protein is MSLFARLAALLVLLAAGAGVARAETLIAAMSSHQILITSNYTGSQLTVFGVVERDGRTVARGDPYDIVVTARGPRRMLLVREKERLGPIWINRTQRRFPDSSLFLTVASNRPLSEIVSPETARRERVGLENAHKTRDAALDLDTTTARFSDGLLRILSEKGLYSAEERGVTFLSSTVFSAPIEVPATAPTGSYEIEIVLYAGGVPLARQTTNFEVVKSGMEQRLAAGAHELPLVYGLVTVLMALLLGWLASVVFRRD